A portion of the Bacillus sp. es.034 genome contains these proteins:
- a CDS encoding DNA internalization-related competence protein ComEC/Rec2 gives MALSVLSGTLLALQFLWGAVVLVLLILSLFLRKMPRPFLFVSFLLVIVSFFHSFLHEKNQKSDIPPQSEPSTHQVFIDDIPTIDGSTFVSFAKVENEKILIRYYFDNEEEKRQFAKVNPGFVCNVKGQLAEPKPGKNPNSFNYKDYLYHQGVYWILEVQQFEGCVDRSIWKHTLTKLRFQGLKRIEREFPSSTVGITQALLFGETEMIREDTMKAFRELGVVHLLAISGLHVGLLFAVLHYLLLRMGLTREAASWTGIMLLLCYIVLTGGSPSVVRASFMLIILILGKKTSWNIGVIDSLATVFLLIVLYEPFSVYNVGFQLSFAVSFSLVLSSWTILQSSSSFKQMVTVTMVAQLSSIPFVIYHFYEFSLIGFLTNLLYVPLFSIIILPMAILTYLFISVLSAGWAMIPYQILLEGIQALSSVVASFPFSTLVMGKPNVVLLVGYLILIYFAFVGMERRKYLSMGLLFLFFIFHLLLNRYHPYGEIVFIDVGQGDATLIDLPYNRGTYLIDAGGEMTFPKENWQEKKNRFSVGEDIVVPFLKSKGITSIDALILTHGDLDHIGGAEAVLNEMKVGEILISPGSGEKGEVDRILKMAQEKGISVKEVMYPDSWRGDRNGLHIVSPLDEEYEGNNDSIVLYGEIGSKKWLFTGDLEKEGERAFVAAFDLPVDVLKVGHHGSNTSTSEAFLDETNPNVAVISAGETNRFGHPHPEVVERLKERGLTIYSTAVNGAITYRFWDKKGTFSAHLP, from the coding sequence TTGGCGTTGTCGGTTCTATCGGGGACATTGCTGGCACTTCAATTCCTTTGGGGTGCTGTCGTCCTTGTTCTCCTCATCCTTTCCCTTTTCCTCAGAAAAATGCCCCGACCCTTCCTTTTCGTTTCATTTCTCCTGGTGATCGTTTCTTTCTTTCACTCCTTTTTACACGAGAAAAACCAGAAATCAGATATTCCCCCTCAGTCTGAACCGTCCACTCATCAAGTATTTATAGATGATATCCCCACCATTGACGGAAGCACCTTTGTTTCATTTGCAAAAGTAGAAAATGAGAAAATCCTGATTCGTTATTATTTTGATAACGAAGAGGAAAAAAGGCAGTTTGCAAAAGTGAATCCAGGATTTGTTTGCAATGTAAAAGGACAGCTGGCAGAACCTAAGCCGGGGAAAAATCCAAATTCATTCAATTATAAGGACTATCTGTACCATCAAGGGGTTTATTGGATCCTAGAGGTACAGCAATTTGAGGGATGTGTGGATCGAAGCATCTGGAAACATACTCTTACAAAGCTTAGATTTCAAGGATTAAAAAGAATTGAACGGGAGTTTCCCTCTTCAACGGTTGGTATCACTCAGGCATTACTGTTCGGGGAGACGGAGATGATTAGAGAGGATACCATGAAGGCATTCAGGGAGCTCGGTGTTGTTCATCTCCTTGCCATCTCAGGTCTTCATGTGGGACTTTTGTTTGCGGTGCTTCATTATTTGTTGTTAAGGATGGGTCTGACGAGGGAAGCGGCATCATGGACAGGGATTATGCTCCTTCTATGCTATATCGTATTGACCGGCGGCTCCCCTTCTGTTGTACGTGCATCCTTCATGCTGATCATCCTCATCCTCGGCAAAAAGACCTCCTGGAATATCGGTGTAATCGATAGTCTGGCCACAGTGTTCCTTCTCATCGTCTTATACGAACCTTTCTCTGTTTACAATGTGGGCTTTCAGCTCTCATTCGCCGTCAGTTTTTCACTGGTACTTTCTTCCTGGACTATTTTACAGTCGTCTTCTTCCTTCAAACAAATGGTCACCGTCACGATGGTGGCCCAATTATCTTCCATCCCCTTCGTGATCTATCATTTCTATGAGTTCTCTTTGATCGGTTTTCTGACAAATCTCCTTTATGTCCCGCTTTTTTCCATTATCATCCTTCCGATGGCCATCCTCACCTATCTTTTCATTTCAGTCTTATCGGCTGGGTGGGCCATGATCCCTTATCAAATTCTGCTGGAAGGAATTCAAGCGTTATCCTCTGTCGTTGCTTCCTTTCCATTCAGCACCCTGGTAATGGGAAAGCCGAATGTTGTTCTTCTCGTGGGGTATCTCATTCTAATTTATTTTGCATTCGTTGGGATGGAGAGGAGAAAATACCTTTCCATGGGTTTGCTTTTTCTTTTCTTCATCTTTCATTTACTCTTGAACAGGTACCATCCCTATGGAGAAATTGTCTTCATTGATGTAGGGCAGGGAGATGCAACTCTGATTGATCTTCCGTACAACCGGGGAACATATTTGATTGATGCAGGAGGGGAGATGACGTTCCCGAAAGAAAATTGGCAGGAGAAAAAGAACCGTTTTTCTGTAGGGGAGGACATTGTGGTGCCTTTTCTAAAAAGCAAAGGGATCACGTCCATCGATGCCTTGATTTTAACTCATGGAGATCTTGATCATATAGGAGGTGCAGAAGCGGTATTAAACGAAATGAAGGTCGGAGAAATATTGATCAGTCCCGGCAGCGGGGAGAAGGGGGAGGTGGACCGGATTCTCAAAATGGCTCAGGAAAAAGGGATATCGGTCAAAGAAGTAATGTATCCGGATAGCTGGCGTGGAGACCGTAATGGGCTCCATATCGTATCCCCCCTTGATGAAGAGTATGAAGGAAACAATGACTCCATTGTTCTATACGGTGAAATCGGCTCAAAGAAATGGCTGTTTACAGGTGATCTTGAGAAGGAAGGGGAAAGAGCATTCGTTGCAGCATTCGATCTGCCTGTGGATGTGTTGAAAGTCGGTCATCACGGCAGCAACACGAGTACATCGGAAGCGTTCCTCGATGAAACGAACCCGAACGTCGCAGTGATCTCTGCGGGAGAAACCAATCGCTTCGGACACCCCCACCCTGAAGTGGTGGAGCGATTAAAGGAAAGGGGACTGACGATTTACAGTACGGCTGTGAACGGGGCGATCACCTATCGTTTTTGGGATAAAAAAGGAACGTTTTCAGCCCACCTGCCATAG
- a CDS encoding YqzM family protein, translated as MNQFEKNVQSKRNDAVDSGVGFGVSFGFFAVMFIIATVIKMIGS; from the coding sequence GTGAACCAATTTGAAAAGAATGTACAATCAAAACGAAATGATGCGGTAGATTCTGGCGTCGGCTTCGGTGTTTCTTTTGGTTTCTTTGCCGTAATGTTCATTATTGCAACAGTTATCAAAATGATTGGCTCTTAA